A window of the Microvirga terrae genome harbors these coding sequences:
- a CDS encoding DUF5996 family protein, with product MGDTSWPQLPYPAWRDTAATLQLWTQIVGKIRLSLSPWLNHGWQVPLYVTARGLGTSPIPVGHDILEIEFDFLSHLLRMRMSNGEERELPLQPQSVADFYARIRAILEDLRIEVAINEMPNEVADPIRFSEDRVHASYDREAAHRFWRALVQADRVFKLFRSGFLGKSSPVHFFWGSFDLAVTRFSGRSAPLHPGGVPGLPDPVTREAYSHEVSSAGFWPGSDAFPQPAFYSYAYPEPPGFREAAVPAGASFDTTLGEFILPYDTVRQSTDPDALLLDFLVATYKAAADAGHWDRAALECTVGAPAQVRAV from the coding sequence ATGGGCGACACGTCTTGGCCGCAACTGCCCTATCCCGCCTGGCGGGACACGGCGGCGACCCTCCAGCTCTGGACCCAGATCGTGGGCAAGATCCGGCTGTCGCTGTCGCCGTGGCTCAATCACGGCTGGCAGGTTCCGCTCTACGTGACCGCAAGGGGGCTGGGAACGTCGCCCATCCCTGTCGGGCACGATATCCTGGAGATCGAGTTCGACTTCCTGTCTCATCTCCTGCGCATGCGCATGAGCAACGGCGAAGAGCGTGAGTTGCCGCTGCAGCCCCAGAGCGTGGCGGATTTCTACGCGCGGATCCGCGCCATCCTGGAGGATCTGCGCATCGAGGTCGCCATCAACGAGATGCCGAACGAGGTGGCGGATCCCATCCGCTTCTCCGAGGATCGCGTCCATGCCTCTTACGATCGCGAAGCCGCGCATCGCTTCTGGCGGGCGCTCGTTCAGGCGGACCGGGTCTTCAAGCTCTTCCGAAGCGGGTTTCTGGGAAAGTCGTCACCGGTGCACTTCTTCTGGGGCAGCTTCGACCTCGCGGTGACGCGCTTCTCCGGGCGGTCTGCGCCCCTGCATCCGGGAGGCGTGCCGGGTCTCCCGGATCCTGTGACCCGCGAGGCCTATTCGCACGAGGTCTCCAGCGCCGGATTCTGGCCTGGCAGCGACGCCTTTCCACAGCCGGCCTTCTACTCCTACGCCTATCCCGAGCCGCCGGGCTTCCGCGAGGCCGCGGTGCCAGCGGGCGCGTCGTTCGACACGACGCTGGGCGAGTTCATTCTGCCCTACGACACGGTGCGCCAATCGACCGATCCCGATGCGCTGCTGCTCGATTTCCTTGTCGCCACCTACAAGGCCGCGGCCGACGCGGGGCATTGGGACCGTGCGGCGCTCGAATGCACCGTCGGCGCGCCGGCGCAGGTACGGGCGGTTTAG
- the minE gene encoding cell division topological specificity factor MinE, with protein sequence MSLFSFFKRNTSAPVARERLQVLLAHERTIVGGAESDLVAILREEIMAVIAKHMAVPQDNVQIKMDRGASVSTLEVDIEIPTSIAAGMRPAA encoded by the coding sequence ATGAGCCTTTTCAGTTTCTTCAAGCGCAACACGTCCGCGCCCGTCGCCCGCGAGCGGCTGCAGGTTCTGCTCGCTCATGAGCGCACCATCGTCGGTGGGGCCGAGTCCGATCTCGTGGCGATCCTGCGGGAGGAGATCATGGCGGTGATCGCCAAGCACATGGCGGTGCCGCAGGACAACGTGCAGATCAAGATGGATCGCGGCGCCTCCGTGTCGACGCTCGAAGTCGACATCGAGATCCCGACATCCATCGCCGCGGGCATGCGCCCCGCCGCGTAA
- the minD gene encoding septum site-determining protein MinD — protein sequence MAKVLVVTSGKGGVGKTTSTAALGAALAQSGQKVAVIDFDVGLRNLDLIMGAERRVVFDLINVIKGDAKLEQALIRDKRVETLSLLPASQTRDKDNLTEEGVERVINGLREKFDWIICDSPAGIERGATLAMRHADVAVVVTNPEVSSIRDSDRIIGLLDSKTEKAEKGEQVEKHLLLTRYDNARAQRGEILKVEDVLEILSIPLLAIIPESTEVLRSSNLGAPVTLGSPNSAPARAYLDAVRKLQGQTVVEVQKQRGLFSKLFSRRAA from the coding sequence ATGGCGAAAGTACTTGTCGTGACATCGGGCAAGGGCGGTGTCGGAAAGACGACCTCGACCGCGGCTCTGGGCGCGGCGCTGGCGCAGAGCGGCCAGAAGGTGGCGGTGATCGATTTCGACGTCGGCCTGCGCAACCTCGATCTGATCATGGGTGCCGAGCGCCGCGTGGTGTTCGACCTCATCAACGTGATCAAGGGCGATGCGAAGCTGGAGCAGGCACTCATCCGTGACAAGCGCGTCGAGACCCTGTCCCTGCTGCCCGCCTCCCAGACACGCGACAAGGACAATCTCACGGAGGAAGGCGTCGAGCGCGTGATCAACGGCCTGCGCGAGAAGTTCGACTGGATCATCTGCGACAGCCCGGCCGGCATCGAACGCGGCGCGACGCTTGCCATGCGCCACGCGGATGTCGCGGTCGTCGTGACGAACCCGGAAGTTTCCTCCATCCGCGACTCGGACCGCATCATCGGCCTCCTCGATTCCAAGACGGAGAAAGCCGAGAAGGGCGAGCAGGTCGAAAAGCATCTTCTGCTCACGCGGTACGACAATGCCCGCGCTCAGCGCGGCGAGATCCTCAAGGTCGAGGACGTGCTCGAGATCCTCTCCATCCCGCTTCTGGCCATCATTCCCGAGAGCACCGAAGTGCTGCGCTCGTCGAACCTCGGCGCCCCGGTGACACTCGGCAGTCCGAATTCGGCCCCAGCCCGCGCCTATCTCGATGCCGTGCGCAAGCTCCAGGGCCAGACGGTCGTCGAGGTGCAGAAGCAGCGCGGCCTGTTCAGCAAACTCTTCTCACGGAGGGCCGCATGA
- a CDS encoding ABC transporter substrate-binding protein codes for MRYGWRLLLLAALSLVAAHGPTAAQQSTTVRVGHFPNITHVQALVARAFERQGRNWFAERLGPGVKIEWYAYNAGPSAMEAIFANSLDLTYVGPNPALNAYARSRGAEVRVVGGAVNGGSALVVQGDSTLSKPVDFKGKRIATPQFGNTQDVAARAWLVAGGLRITQTGGDAQVVPTSNPDQLSLFQSKQLDAVWTVEPWVSRLESEAGGKVLVEEKDAITTILVSSAGFLSKNRELAKRFVAAHRELTDWIRNNPDEAQRLAREELQASFRLDMPPELVARAWSRMVITPDTTREAFQSFVTSAQRVGFLRDTPDLSRLIETP; via the coding sequence ATGCGGTACGGATGGCGGCTTCTTCTCTTGGCGGCGTTGTCGCTCGTTGCGGCTCATGGGCCCACGGCTGCCCAGCAATCCACGACCGTCCGGGTCGGGCATTTCCCCAACATCACCCATGTGCAGGCCCTGGTGGCCCGCGCCTTCGAGCGGCAGGGGCGCAACTGGTTCGCGGAGCGGCTCGGGCCAGGGGTGAAGATCGAGTGGTACGCCTATAATGCCGGCCCGAGCGCCATGGAGGCGATCTTCGCCAATTCGCTCGACCTGACTTATGTCGGTCCCAATCCCGCGCTCAACGCCTATGCCCGCTCGCGCGGCGCCGAGGTCCGCGTCGTCGGCGGTGCCGTGAACGGCGGCTCCGCCCTCGTGGTCCAGGGGGATTCCACCCTGTCCAAGCCTGTCGACTTCAAGGGCAAGCGCATCGCCACGCCGCAATTCGGCAACACGCAGGACGTAGCGGCCCGGGCCTGGCTCGTCGCAGGCGGATTGCGCATCACCCAGACCGGCGGCGATGCGCAGGTGGTGCCCACCAGCAATCCGGACCAGCTCTCCCTCTTCCAGAGCAAGCAGCTCGACGCGGTCTGGACCGTGGAGCCCTGGGTGTCGCGGCTCGAATCCGAGGCCGGCGGCAAGGTGCTGGTCGAGGAGAAGGACGCGATCACGACGATCCTTGTCTCGAGCGCCGGCTTCCTGTCGAAAAACCGCGAGCTCGCCAAGCGCTTCGTGGCCGCCCATCGCGAGCTCACCGACTGGATCCGGAACAATCCCGACGAGGCGCAGCGCTTGGCCCGGGAGGAGCTGCAGGCCTCGTTCCGCCTCGACATGCCGCCGGAGCTCGTCGCCCGTGCCTGGAGCCGCATGGTCATCACGCCGGACACCACCCGGGAGGCATTCCAGTCCTTCGTGACCAGCGCTCAACGGGTGGGCTTTCTACGAGACACGCCCGACCTCTCCCGCCTGATCGAGACGCCTTGA
- a CDS encoding ABC transporter ATP-binding protein — MELSHPESLTAAPAKLIVENVFKRFTSSRATVQALDNVSLTVAEGEFVCLIGPSGCGKSTLLDIMAGLTMPDSGRVLADGKLVDGPGRQRLVMFQESALFPWLDAFGNVMFGLKLRPDLTGAERRDIADHFLKLVGLEKFRHAHVHELSGGMKQRVALARALAPDPQVLLMDEPFAALDALTRDQLYDDIQRIWMGSRKTIVFVTHNVREAVCLGNRVVLMSPSPGRISQIFEIDLPHPRDINSRDLAGYTSTIAAALKGTLKGAVFE; from the coding sequence ATGGAGCTGTCCCACCCTGAGTCGCTGACGGCCGCACCTGCCAAGCTCATCGTGGAGAACGTCTTCAAGCGATTCACGTCATCGCGCGCCACCGTGCAGGCGCTGGACAACGTGTCTCTCACCGTCGCCGAAGGGGAATTCGTTTGCCTGATCGGACCGAGCGGATGTGGAAAGTCCACTCTCCTCGACATCATGGCGGGACTGACCATGCCGGATTCCGGGCGGGTGCTGGCCGACGGCAAACTCGTGGACGGTCCCGGCCGGCAGCGCCTCGTCATGTTCCAGGAATCGGCGTTGTTTCCCTGGCTCGACGCTTTCGGCAACGTCATGTTCGGGCTGAAGCTGCGACCCGACCTGACGGGCGCCGAGCGCCGGGACATCGCCGATCATTTTCTCAAGCTCGTCGGCCTCGAGAAATTCAGGCACGCGCATGTGCACGAGCTCTCCGGCGGCATGAAGCAACGCGTCGCGCTGGCACGCGCGCTTGCTCCCGATCCGCAGGTGCTGCTCATGGACGAGCCTTTCGCCGCCCTGGATGCGCTCACGCGCGATCAGCTCTATGACGACATCCAGCGCATCTGGATGGGAAGCCGCAAGACCATCGTGTTCGTCACGCACAACGTGCGCGAAGCCGTATGCCTGGGGAACCGGGTCGTTCTCATGTCGCCGTCGCCGGGGCGCATCTCGCAGATCTTCGAGATCGATCTTCCGCATCCCCGTGACATCAACAGCCGTGATCTCGCTGGCTATACGTCCACCATCGCGGCTGCGCTCAAAGGCACGTTGAAGGGAGCGGTGTTCGAATGA
- a CDS encoding ABC transporter permease: MKRLAVALLFFAVLIGIWEFAVRSGRWSIVLLPSPVFVAEYIWGALLDGTLIESTWVTLKRLLIGYAAGVVIGLPLGLLTSTTQVLEDTIGSLALGFQTLPSVCWVPLALVWFGQTEGAMLFVVIMGTVWSVIIATDHGARNIPPIYARAARTMGSEGFHKWTRVILPASLPFLVSGMKQGWAFAWRSLMAAEIYVTILTGFGLGHLLHYGRELNAMEQVIGIMIVIVVIGLLVDRLLFSPWERFLHRRWGTNVKET, encoded by the coding sequence ATGAAGCGTCTCGCCGTCGCCCTCCTGTTCTTCGCCGTGCTGATCGGCATATGGGAATTCGCCGTGCGCAGCGGGCGCTGGTCCATCGTGCTTCTCCCCTCGCCCGTTTTCGTGGCGGAATACATCTGGGGGGCGCTGCTCGACGGCACGCTGATCGAGTCGACCTGGGTGACCCTCAAGCGGCTTCTGATCGGCTATGCGGCCGGCGTCGTAATCGGCCTGCCCCTGGGCCTGCTGACCAGCACGACGCAGGTGCTCGAAGACACGATCGGATCGCTCGCCCTCGGGTTTCAGACCCTGCCGAGCGTCTGCTGGGTGCCGCTGGCGCTCGTCTGGTTCGGCCAGACGGAAGGCGCGATGCTGTTCGTCGTGATCATGGGCACCGTCTGGTCCGTTATCATCGCGACCGACCACGGAGCGCGCAACATCCCGCCGATCTACGCGCGCGCGGCGCGCACCATGGGATCGGAAGGCTTCCACAAGTGGACGCGCGTCATTCTCCCGGCCTCGCTTCCTTTCCTGGTCAGCGGGATGAAGCAGGGATGGGCGTTCGCATGGCGCTCGCTGATGGCGGCGGAGATTTACGTGACGATCCTCACCGGTTTCGGCCTCGGCCACCTGCTGCATTACGGGCGCGAGCTCAACGCTATGGAGCAGGTGATTGGCATCATGATCGTGATTGTCGTCATCGGATTGCTCGTCGACCGCCTCCTGTTCTCGCCCTGGGAGCGCTTCCTGCACCGGCGCTGGGGGACGAATGTCAAGGAGACATAG
- a CDS encoding glucose/quinate/shikimate family membrane-bound PQQ-dependent dehydrogenase translates to MPGQGRSPVLIIAAILTLLIGLALAVGGVWLITLGGSWYYLIAAIGFLLTGILLLARRPAALWVYALVVAGTLGWALWEVGLHWWPLAARGDVVFLIGFLLLTPWVTRNLADRRSTASDHRSEAVRPVSAFRGAGLPLTGILAIALAVAVASWFTDPTRIEGTAPGPRAEVPDDALGVPPGEWHAYGRTAYGQRYSPLNQITPANAAQLQEAWTYRTGDVRGRPGDPEETTFQVTPLKFGNRLFLCTPHQSIIALDDTTGREVWRYDPKIRGELALQHLTCRGLSCYRGNGAAAAAPVPAPAPTPLTTASPPLDLPVAASERPAADNCPTKLFMPTADGRLIALNPENGAVCTAFGGGTGQINLWANMPNVNPGAYYSTSPPAVAKNLIIVGGTVLDNVSTSEQSGVIRAFDVNTGALVWNWDSGRPDVTTPIAQGETYVPNSPNSWSISSVDEALGLIYIPVGNQPPDQWGGNRSANVDRFSSSVVALDIATGQLRWVFQTVHHDLWDYDVPSQPSLVDLTVGGQTVPALVQPTKQGELYVLDRRTGQPVLPVTEKPAPQGAAQGDRTAPTQPVSALSYDPPPLTERDMWGATMFDQLACRIAFKKLRYEGRYTPPSLQGTLVYPGNFGVFNWGSVAVDPERQIAFTTPTYIAFVSQLVPRQDDKTLYVQGENRPESSLPALNENFGAPFAVKLSAFTSALGVPCQAPPWGYVAAADLTTGKILWKHKNGTVRDASPIPLPFPMGVPNLGGPMMTAGGVAFLSGTIDYYVRAYDVSNGNQLWESRLPAGGQATPMTYTGADGRQYLLVVAGGHGSLGTKAGDYVIAYALPRT, encoded by the coding sequence ATGCCGGGCCAGGGACGCAGTCCTGTTCTCATCATCGCGGCCATCCTCACGCTCCTGATCGGACTCGCCCTCGCCGTCGGGGGCGTATGGCTGATCACGCTGGGCGGATCCTGGTACTATCTGATCGCGGCCATCGGCTTCCTCCTGACCGGCATCCTTCTCCTCGCCCGACGGCCCGCAGCCCTCTGGGTATATGCGCTCGTCGTCGCCGGTACGCTTGGCTGGGCTTTGTGGGAGGTGGGTCTGCACTGGTGGCCGCTGGCGGCACGCGGCGACGTGGTGTTCCTGATCGGCTTTCTGCTGCTCACGCCCTGGGTGACGCGCAACCTCGCCGATCGGCGCAGCACCGCGTCGGACCATCGCAGCGAGGCCGTGCGGCCCGTCTCCGCCTTTCGGGGCGCGGGGCTGCCGCTGACGGGCATCCTGGCCATCGCTCTCGCGGTCGCGGTGGCCTCCTGGTTCACCGATCCCACGCGGATCGAAGGCACGGCTCCGGGGCCGCGGGCCGAGGTGCCCGACGATGCACTCGGCGTTCCGCCCGGCGAATGGCACGCCTACGGACGCACGGCCTACGGCCAGCGCTACTCGCCGCTCAACCAGATCACCCCGGCGAACGCGGCCCAGCTCCAGGAAGCCTGGACCTATCGCACAGGCGACGTGCGGGGCCGTCCCGGCGACCCGGAGGAGACCACCTTCCAGGTCACGCCGCTCAAGTTCGGCAATCGCCTCTTTCTGTGTACGCCGCATCAATCGATCATCGCGCTCGACGACACGACGGGACGCGAGGTCTGGCGCTACGATCCGAAGATCCGCGGCGAACTCGCCCTCCAGCATCTCACCTGCCGCGGCCTCTCTTGCTACCGTGGCAATGGCGCTGCCGCGGCAGCCCCCGTGCCGGCGCCTGCGCCTACGCCCCTCACGACCGCCTCTCCGCCCCTGGATCTGCCAGTGGCGGCGAGTGAGCGGCCAGCCGCCGACAACTGCCCGACGAAGCTCTTCATGCCCACCGCGGACGGTCGCCTGATCGCGCTGAACCCGGAGAACGGCGCCGTCTGCACGGCCTTCGGCGGCGGCACGGGACAGATCAATCTCTGGGCCAACATGCCCAACGTGAATCCCGGCGCCTATTACTCCACCTCGCCGCCCGCCGTCGCGAAAAACCTGATCATCGTCGGCGGCACCGTGCTCGACAACGTGTCGACGAGCGAGCAGTCCGGCGTCATTCGCGCCTTCGACGTAAACACGGGCGCTCTGGTCTGGAACTGGGACTCGGGCCGGCCGGACGTGACAACGCCAATTGCGCAGGGCGAAACCTATGTTCCCAACTCGCCCAATTCCTGGTCGATCTCCAGCGTCGACGAAGCCTTGGGGCTGATCTACATCCCGGTCGGCAACCAGCCGCCGGATCAATGGGGCGGCAACCGCAGCGCCAATGTGGACCGGTTCTCCTCCTCCGTCGTGGCGCTCGACATTGCGACCGGTCAGCTGCGCTGGGTGTTCCAGACCGTCCACCACGATCTGTGGGATTACGACGTCCCCTCGCAGCCGAGCCTCGTCGACCTGACGGTCGGTGGGCAGACCGTACCGGCTCTCGTGCAGCCGACCAAGCAGGGAGAGCTCTACGTGCTCGACCGGCGCACCGGCCAGCCCGTCCTGCCGGTGACCGAGAAGCCCGCCCCGCAGGGCGCCGCGCAGGGCGACCGCACCGCGCCGACGCAGCCCGTCTCGGCCCTGTCCTACGATCCGCCGCCGCTCACGGAGCGCGACATGTGGGGCGCGACGATGTTCGATCAGCTCGCCTGCCGCATCGCGTTCAAGAAGCTGCGCTACGAAGGCCGCTATACGCCGCCCTCCCTGCAGGGCACCCTGGTCTATCCGGGCAATTTCGGTGTGTTCAACTGGGGCAGCGTCGCGGTCGATCCGGAGCGGCAGATCGCGTTCACGACGCCGACCTACATCGCCTTCGTGTCGCAGCTCGTCCCGCGCCAGGACGACAAGACGCTCTACGTCCAGGGTGAGAACCGGCCGGAGAGCAGCCTGCCGGCCTTGAACGAGAATTTCGGCGCGCCGTTCGCCGTGAAGCTCTCCGCCTTCACCTCGGCGCTCGGCGTTCCCTGCCAGGCGCCGCCCTGGGGCTACGTCGCGGCGGCCGACCTGACCACCGGCAAGATTCTCTGGAAGCACAAGAACGGCACCGTGCGCGATGCCTCGCCGATCCCGCTCCCCTTCCCGATGGGCGTGCCCAATCTCGGCGGTCCGATGATGACGGCCGGCGGCGTCGCGTTCCTGTCGGGAACCATCGACTATTACGTCCGCGCCTATGACGTCTCGAACGGCAACCAGCTCTGGGAGTCGCGGCTCCCCGCTGGCGGTCAGGCGACGCCGATGACCTATACCGGCGCGGACGGACGGCAATATCTGCTCGTGGTGGCGGGCGGCCATGGTTCGCTCGGCACCAAGGCGGGCGATTATGTGATCGCCTATGCCTTGCCGAGAACCTGA
- a CDS encoding hemerythrin domain-containing protein, whose protein sequence is MELWQMVVADHANIEELCREVLRATGSGPNSRAELFADLQDELERHIAAQQNVLYPALSGHERTASYLADLEGKQDEILRELDRLAARPDKDSADWASDFKDLTGSIRHAFTLEENGVMIVARGAFSPSEIKHLWRQYERERIASYEAERWHMPQSMMPSRYGLPTGTVFGVLGGLAAIGAGALLWTMTRSGHAGSRQNRSVHVPPRRPEPPFPLESGVIDRSLESSRRGMMDRAGSGARTYRAGGSSSLAGMQQGQGSAPGDDALLHGAGGASPAPGGSPSDDDWFSSAHPPRAPSGLSTPLQPGGTLPAGGPGTSAGSLGTGGAPTGGADSGSLKQDGR, encoded by the coding sequence ATGGAATTGTGGCAGATGGTTGTGGCGGACCACGCGAACATCGAGGAGCTCTGCCGTGAGGTGCTGCGGGCGACGGGGAGCGGGCCCAACAGCCGCGCCGAACTCTTCGCCGATCTCCAGGACGAGCTGGAACGGCATATCGCCGCGCAGCAGAACGTGCTCTATCCGGCCCTGTCGGGGCATGAGCGCACGGCGAGCTATCTGGCCGATCTCGAAGGCAAGCAGGACGAGATCCTCCGTGAGCTCGACAGGCTCGCCGCCCGGCCCGATAAGGACAGCGCCGATTGGGCTTCCGACTTCAAGGACCTCACCGGTTCGATCCGCCACGCGTTCACGCTGGAGGAGAACGGCGTGATGATCGTCGCCCGGGGCGCATTTTCTCCGTCTGAGATCAAGCACTTGTGGCGCCAGTACGAGCGCGAGCGGATCGCCTCCTACGAGGCCGAGCGCTGGCATATGCCGCAATCCATGATGCCCAGCCGCTACGGTCTTCCGACCGGAACTGTGTTCGGGGTTCTCGGCGGTCTTGCCGCCATCGGGGCCGGGGCGCTGCTGTGGACCATGACCCGCTCCGGCCATGCCGGCTCGCGGCAGAACAGGTCGGTGCACGTGCCGCCCCGGCGTCCGGAGCCGCCATTCCCGCTCGAGAGCGGAGTCATCGACCGCAGCCTGGAGAGCTCCCGTCGCGGCATGATGGACAGAGCCGGCTCAGGAGCCCGCACCTACAGGGCGGGTGGTTCGTCGAGCCTGGCCGGCATGCAGCAGGGGCAGGGATCGGCCCCTGGGGATGATGCGCTCCTGCATGGTGCGGGCGGGGCCTCTCCGGCGCCGGGCGGAAGTCCATCGGACGACGACTGGTTCTCATCCGCTCATCCGCCGCGCGCGCCATCGGGGCTCTCGACGCCGCTGCAGCCGGGCGGCACGCTTCCGGCCGGAGGCCCGGGGACGTCCGCGGGCTCGCTCGGCACCGGCGGCGCCCCGACGGGCGGCGCGGATTCGGGATCGTTGAAACAGGATGGGCGGTAA
- a CDS encoding threo-3-hydroxy-L-aspartate ammonia-lyase — translation MNAQTPQAFDAVAPAPVNLPTYDDVITAAWRIDGVAHRTPVLTSRTADERTGGRLFFKAENLQRGGAFKFRGAYNAIARLSPDARKRGVVAFSSGNHAQAIAYAGQLQDVPTVIIMPQDAPAMKVAATKGYGGEVVLYDRYKEDREAIGRKLSQERGLTLIPPYDHEDVIAGQGTAAKELIEEVGPLDMLLVCVGGGGLLAGSALASKALSPDCRIFGIEPEAGNDAQQSFRTGSIVRIPVPATIADGAQTTYVGNKTFPIMRALVDDILTVSDAQLVDTMRFFAERMKIVVEPTGCLAAAAALHGIVPCRGKRVGIIISGGNVDPRALAGFLAG, via the coding sequence ATGAACGCGCAGACCCCGCAAGCCTTCGACGCCGTCGCTCCTGCCCCCGTGAATCTGCCGACCTATGACGATGTGATCACGGCGGCGTGGCGCATCGACGGGGTGGCCCACCGAACGCCGGTTCTGACGTCCCGCACCGCCGATGAGCGCACGGGCGGAAGGCTCTTCTTCAAGGCCGAGAACCTCCAGCGCGGCGGCGCGTTCAAGTTCCGCGGCGCCTACAACGCGATCGCCAGGCTATCCCCCGATGCGCGCAAGCGCGGTGTGGTCGCATTCTCCTCCGGCAACCATGCCCAGGCCATCGCCTATGCCGGACAGCTGCAGGACGTGCCGACCGTCATCATCATGCCGCAGGACGCCCCGGCCATGAAGGTCGCAGCCACCAAGGGCTATGGCGGCGAGGTGGTGCTCTACGACCGCTATAAGGAGGACCGCGAAGCGATCGGCCGCAAACTATCGCAGGAGCGCGGGCTGACCCTCATTCCGCCCTACGATCATGAGGACGTGATCGCCGGCCAGGGCACGGCCGCGAAGGAGCTGATCGAAGAGGTCGGCCCGCTCGACATGCTGCTCGTCTGCGTCGGCGGCGGCGGCCTGCTGGCCGGCTCGGCGCTCGCGTCCAAGGCGCTCTCGCCCGATTGCCGGATCTTCGGAATCGAGCCGGAAGCCGGCAACGATGCGCAGCAATCGTTCCGCACGGGATCCATCGTCCGGATCCCAGTGCCCGCCACCATCGCGGACGGCGCGCAGACGACCTATGTGGGCAACAAGACCTTTCCCATCATGCGCGCCCTGGTCGACGACATCCTGACCGTGTCGGACGCGCAGCTCGTGGACACCATGCGCTTCTTCGCCGAGCGCATGAAGATCGTGGTCGAACCTACGGGCTGCCTGGCGGCGGCGGCGGCGCTTCACGGCATCGTGCCCTGCAGGGGCAAACGCGTCGGCATCATCATCAGCGGCGGCAACGTCGACCCGAGGGCGCTCGCAGGCTTTCTCGCGGGGTAG
- a CDS encoding class I SAM-dependent methyltransferase, translated as MNSNYTLRDEIRDYWSLRAPTFDEQVGHEIFSEEERQAWRDLFLRHLGPGEGRRALDLASGTGVISHLLHGLGFTVTGLDWSDAMLNQARAKAAKRGADIRFVMGDAERTLEQPESYDVLVTRHLVWTLVDPKAAFREWHSLLKPGGCLLVVDGDFVSDTIVKRVIRFVEKLVPGLAGAPHAPNAMRETHERILSRVYFSKGAQAQEVAGLLREAGFARTIIDRDLKPIHRAQAKNLPLLKGLERATQHRYAVLAVKAST; from the coding sequence ATGAACTCGAACTACACTCTCCGAGACGAGATCCGCGACTACTGGTCCCTGCGTGCGCCGACCTTCGACGAGCAGGTCGGGCACGAGATCTTCTCGGAAGAGGAACGGCAGGCATGGCGCGATCTCTTCCTGCGCCATCTCGGTCCCGGCGAGGGCCGAAGGGCCCTCGATCTCGCCAGCGGCACGGGCGTGATCTCCCATCTGCTGCATGGCCTCGGCTTTACCGTCACGGGTCTCGACTGGTCGGACGCGATGCTGAACCAGGCCCGCGCCAAGGCGGCCAAGCGCGGAGCCGACATCCGCTTCGTCATGGGCGACGCCGAACGCACCCTGGAGCAGCCGGAGAGCTATGACGTGCTCGTCACGCGTCATCTTGTCTGGACGCTGGTCGATCCCAAGGCCGCCTTCCGGGAGTGGCATTCCCTGCTCAAGCCCGGCGGATGCCTGCTCGTCGTCGATGGCGATTTCGTCTCGGATACGATCGTCAAACGCGTGATCCGCTTCGTCGAGAAGCTCGTACCGGGGCTCGCCGGGGCTCCGCATGCGCCCAATGCCATGCGCGAGACCCACGAGCGCATCCTGAGCCGCGTGTACTTCTCAAAGGGAGCGCAGGCACAGGAGGTCGCGGGGCTTCTGCGCGAGGCGGGGTTCGCCCGGACGATCATCGACCGCGACCTCAAGCCGATCCACCGGGCCCAGGCGAAGAACCTGCCGCTGCTCAAGGGGCTCGAGCGCGCGACGCAGCATCGCTACGCGGTTCTCGCCGTGAAAGCCTCAACCTGA